The proteins below come from a single Streptomyces tubercidicus genomic window:
- a CDS encoding rhomboid family intramembrane serine protease, with protein sequence MDQVPGSPKEPQDVRGDEGLPGCHRHPDRPTGIRCTRCDQPICPECMISASVGFQCPDCVRNGAGTGHAPQAAAPRTIAGGTIAADPRLITKILLGINAALFIAVLATGGEMSELVDRLALLGLDQYGYQPVGVAAGEWYRLLTAMFLHQQIPHFAFNMLSLWWLGPPLEAALGRLRFTALYLLAGLGGSALSYLLAAQGQPSLGASGAIFGLLGATAVLLRRLNYDMKPVLILLGINLAFTFLWPHIAWQAHVGGLVVGAAVAFGMVHAPRERRTLMHVATCAVAFLAVIAVVCVRTLQLVG encoded by the coding sequence GCCACCCGGATCGCCCCACCGGCATCCGCTGCACCCGCTGTGACCAGCCCATATGCCCTGAGTGCATGATCAGTGCCTCGGTCGGCTTCCAGTGCCCGGACTGCGTACGCAACGGTGCCGGCACCGGCCATGCTCCGCAGGCCGCCGCGCCGCGCACGATCGCGGGCGGCACGATCGCGGCCGATCCGCGGCTGATCACCAAGATCCTGCTGGGCATCAACGCCGCCCTGTTCATCGCCGTGCTGGCGACCGGCGGTGAGATGAGCGAGCTGGTCGACCGGCTCGCTCTGCTCGGGCTCGATCAGTACGGGTATCAGCCCGTCGGCGTGGCCGCGGGCGAGTGGTACCGCCTGCTGACCGCGATGTTCCTGCACCAGCAGATCCCGCACTTCGCGTTCAACATGCTCTCGCTGTGGTGGCTGGGGCCGCCACTGGAAGCGGCGCTCGGCCGGCTGCGGTTCACCGCGCTCTATCTGCTCGCCGGCCTGGGCGGCAGCGCCCTGTCGTATCTCCTCGCGGCGCAGGGCCAGCCCTCACTGGGTGCGTCCGGAGCGATCTTCGGGCTGCTCGGTGCGACGGCGGTGCTCCTGCGGCGGCTGAATTACGACATGAAGCCGGTGCTGATCCTGCTCGGCATCAACCTGGCCTTTACGTTCCTGTGGCCGCACATCGCCTGGCAGGCCCATGTCGGCGGCCTGGTGGTGGGCGCCGCGGTGGCGTTCGGGATGGTGCATGCGCCGCGCGAGCGCCGGACGCTGATGCACGTGGCGACCTGCGCGGTGGCGTTCCTGGCGGTCATCGCGGTGGTATGCGTACGGACCCTGCAGCTGGTGGGCTGA
- the crgA gene encoding cell division protein CrgA, whose protein sequence is MPKSRIRKKDDFTPPPAKTTNLKMSSGRGWVAPLMLAMFLIGLVWIVMFYVSEGDLPIGAMGNWNIVCGFGFIAVGFGVSTQWK, encoded by the coding sequence GTGCCGAAGTCACGGATCCGCAAGAAGGACGACTTCACGCCGCCGCCGGCGAAGACCACCAACCTGAAGATGAGCTCAGGCCGCGGTTGGGTGGCGCCGCTGATGTTGGCGATGTTCCTGATCGGGCTGGTGTGGATCGTGATGTTCTACGTGTCCGAGGGCGATCTGCCGATCGGGGCGATGGGCAACTGGAACATCGTGTGCGGCTTCGGCTTCATCGCGGTGGGCTTCGGCGTATCCACACAGTGGAAGTAG
- a CDS encoding DUF881 domain-containing protein has protein sequence MSNSADSPDRPTRFRLRPVRLLTLVVFALAGLLFWLSFDTARGTNLRSDDSMLRLSDLIQERSHKNGAQDDRNGTLREEVDALAQRDNGSSRAEEAKLKALEKNAGTKGLKGQGVTVTLTDAPPNATAKIPGLPEPQPNDLVIHQQDLQAVVNALWQGGAKGIKVMDQRLISTSAVRCVGNTLILQGRVYSPPYKVTAVGDREALTNALTASPAIQNYLQYVNAYGLGWKVDQHEAVTLPGYSGTVDLHYAQPVKP, from the coding sequence TTGAGCAATTCCGCTGACTCCCCCGACCGCCCCACCCGTTTCCGCCTGCGGCCCGTGCGGCTCCTCACCCTGGTCGTCTTCGCCCTCGCCGGGCTGCTGTTCTGGCTGAGCTTCGACACCGCGCGCGGCACGAATCTGCGCTCGGACGACTCGATGCTGCGGCTGTCCGACCTCATCCAGGAACGCAGCCACAAAAACGGCGCCCAGGACGACCGTAACGGCACCCTGCGGGAAGAGGTCGACGCGCTCGCCCAGCGCGACAACGGCAGCTCCCGGGCCGAGGAGGCCAAGCTCAAGGCGCTGGAGAAGAACGCCGGTACCAAGGGGCTGAAGGGCCAGGGCGTGACGGTCACACTCACCGACGCCCCGCCGAACGCCACCGCCAAGATCCCTGGCTTGCCCGAGCCGCAGCCCAACGACCTCGTCATCCACCAGCAGGATCTGCAGGCCGTGGTGAACGCCCTGTGGCAGGGCGGCGCCAAGGGCATCAAGGTCATGGACCAGCGGCTGATCTCCACCAGCGCGGTGCGCTGCGTCGGCAACACCCTGATCCTCCAGGGCCGGGTCTACTCCCCGCCGTACAAGGTCACCGCCGTCGGCGACCGCGAGGCCCTCACCAACGCGCTGACCGCCTCCCCCGCCATCCAGAACTATCTCCAGTACGTGAACGCCTACGGCCTGGGCTGGAAAGTCGACCAGCACGAGGCGGTGACTCTTCCCGGCTACTCCGGCACAGTGGATCTCCACTACGCACAGCCTGTGAAGCCGTAG
- a CDS encoding class E sortase, whose translation MTLRGGTTVRWIVRTLSEICVTVGALIVLFVTYLLFWTGVRADSAMDGEIGRLQQQWSTGPVAAPGSTPAPDGDATPAARPRRYTPGASFAVMYIPRLGADWTKPVLEGTATDVLQRGLGHYARTARLGEIGNFSVAGHRRTYGDPFKDFPRLRPGDAVVLSDGTTWFTYRIDNRPYTTLPGDIGVIDPVPRKSGFNGPGRYLTLTTCEPEWGHSHRLIAWAHLDSTQPVAQGRPSALTS comes from the coding sequence ATGACGCTGCGGGGCGGGACGACGGTGCGCTGGATCGTACGGACGCTCAGCGAGATCTGTGTCACCGTCGGCGCACTCATCGTGCTCTTCGTGACCTACCTCCTCTTCTGGACCGGCGTACGGGCCGACAGCGCCATGGACGGCGAGATCGGCAGGCTCCAGCAGCAGTGGTCCACGGGCCCGGTCGCGGCCCCCGGCAGCACACCGGCGCCCGACGGCGACGCCACTCCGGCCGCGCGGCCCCGCCGCTACACCCCGGGCGCTTCCTTCGCCGTCATGTACATCCCGCGCCTGGGCGCCGACTGGACCAAGCCCGTCCTGGAGGGCACCGCCACCGACGTCCTCCAGCGCGGCCTCGGCCACTACGCCCGCACCGCCCGCCTCGGCGAGATCGGCAACTTCTCCGTCGCCGGTCACCGCCGCACCTATGGCGACCCCTTCAAGGACTTCCCACGGCTGCGCCCCGGCGACGCGGTGGTGCTGAGCGACGGCACGACCTGGTTCACCTACCGCATCGACAACCGGCCCTATACGACGCTGCCCGGCGACATCGGGGTGATCGACCCCGTACCGCGGAAGTCCGGCTTCAACGGCCCCGGGCGCTATCTCACGCTGACCACCTGCGAGCCGGAATGGGGCCACAGCCACCGGCTGATCGCCTGGGCACACCTGGATTCCACCCAACCCGTGGCGCAGGGAAGGCCATCGGCTTTGACCAGCTGA
- a CDS encoding aminodeoxychorismate/anthranilate synthase component II, protein MTARILVVDNYDSFVFNLVQYLYQLGAECEVLRNDEVETRHAQDGFDGVLLSPGPGTPEQAGVCVDMVRHCADTGVPVFGVCLGMQSMAVAYGGVVDRAPELLHGKTSLVHHEDAGVFSGLPSPFTATRYHSLAVEPDTVPDELIVTSWTEAEDVPGGRIVMGLRHRELPVEGVQFHPESVLTEWGHRMLANWLVECGDKGAVERSTGLAPVVGKAGG, encoded by the coding sequence ATGACCGCACGGATTCTCGTCGTCGACAACTACGACAGCTTCGTCTTCAACCTCGTCCAGTACCTCTACCAACTCGGCGCCGAATGTGAGGTGCTGCGCAACGACGAGGTCGAGACGCGGCATGCCCAGGACGGCTTCGACGGGGTGCTGCTGTCGCCCGGACCCGGTACGCCCGAGCAGGCCGGCGTCTGCGTCGACATGGTCCGGCACTGCGCGGACACCGGCGTCCCGGTCTTCGGCGTCTGCCTGGGCATGCAGTCGATGGCGGTCGCGTACGGCGGTGTGGTGGACCGCGCCCCCGAGCTGCTGCACGGGAAGACCTCGCTGGTCCACCACGAGGACGCCGGTGTCTTCTCCGGGCTGCCGTCCCCCTTCACCGCCACCCGCTATCACTCCCTGGCGGTCGAGCCGGACACCGTCCCCGACGAACTGATCGTCACGTCCTGGACGGAGGCCGAGGACGTCCCCGGCGGACGGATCGTCATGGGCCTGCGGCACCGCGAACTCCCGGTCGAGGGCGTGCAGTTCCACCCCGAGTCGGTACTGACGGAGTGGGGGCACCGGATGCTCGCCAACTGGCTCGTCGAATGCGGCGACAAGGGGGCGGTGGAGCGCTCGACGGGGCTGGCCCCAGTGGTCGGCAAGGCAGGCGGGTGA
- a CDS encoding class E sortase, with amino-acid sequence MTALRPEREGRPYEPNEPERSATPQDPYRQPDAFEAAVERLADPLTDPLPGQTPPAPAPGPYGQPGRGRRRGKPAQEGGGQGSPWFRPHLEPEVPSRPDPQSYGPQTAAYGQAHGSGYLPRPATAEPIAPRDAAPEAPAPPAPAPRVSPAPAAAAAPASWQDDETMALRQAEKADEDSVSRETGAAVSRETAAAPPSSGGRAARRKAAQEAAKRGGRRGRHSGAAATEAAATASEPAPAPMSRLEARQAARAAKDSPSLIASRALGEVFITLGVLMLLFVTYQLWWTNVMAEQEAGGATNNLQHEWDKGGGEKKNLVDGERFGIMYIPKLDVKAPIAEGIDKHKVLDHGMVGHYDKNSGIKTAMPWDKKGNFAVAAHRNTHGEPFRYVNRLTKGDKIIVETKSAYYTYEMQSILPQTSPSNTSVIGPVPPGSGFTGPGRYITLTTCTPEFTSTYRMIVWGKMVDERPRSKGKPDALAG; translated from the coding sequence GTGACCGCCCTGCGCCCGGAACGTGAAGGGAGACCCTACGAGCCGAATGAGCCGGAGCGGTCCGCCACTCCGCAGGACCCGTACAGGCAGCCCGATGCGTTCGAGGCGGCGGTGGAGCGGCTGGCCGACCCGCTGACCGATCCGCTGCCGGGCCAGACGCCCCCGGCACCCGCGCCCGGTCCGTACGGGCAGCCGGGCCGGGGTCGCCGACGGGGCAAACCCGCGCAGGAAGGCGGGGGACAGGGCTCACCGTGGTTCCGCCCGCATCTGGAGCCCGAAGTGCCCTCCCGGCCGGATCCGCAGTCGTACGGCCCTCAGACGGCCGCCTATGGCCAGGCACACGGCTCCGGCTACCTTCCCCGCCCCGCCACCGCCGAGCCGATAGCCCCGCGCGATGCCGCGCCGGAGGCACCGGCGCCCCCCGCCCCCGCTCCGCGGGTGAGCCCCGCTCCGGCCGCGGCCGCCGCCCCCGCGTCATGGCAGGACGACGAGACCATGGCGCTGCGGCAGGCCGAGAAGGCCGACGAGGACAGCGTTTCACGTGAAACGGGCGCCGCGGTTTCACGTGAAACCGCGGCCGCACCCCCGTCGTCCGGGGGCCGGGCGGCCCGGCGCAAGGCCGCTCAGGAGGCCGCGAAGCGGGGCGGCAGGCGCGGGCGCCACAGCGGGGCCGCCGCTACAGAGGCCGCTGCCACCGCGTCCGAGCCGGCTCCCGCCCCCATGTCCCGGCTGGAGGCCCGGCAGGCCGCACGCGCCGCCAAGGACAGCCCCAGCCTGATCGCCAGCCGCGCGCTGGGCGAGGTGTTCATCACCCTCGGCGTGCTGATGCTGCTGTTCGTCACCTATCAGCTCTGGTGGACGAACGTGATGGCCGAACAGGAGGCGGGCGGCGCCACCAACAACCTTCAGCACGAATGGGACAAGGGCGGCGGCGAGAAGAAGAATCTCGTGGACGGCGAGCGCTTCGGAATCATGTATATCCCCAAGCTGGATGTGAAGGCGCCGATAGCCGAGGGGATCGACAAGCACAAGGTGCTGGACCACGGCATGGTCGGTCACTACGACAAGAACAGCGGGATCAAGACGGCGATGCCCTGGGACAAGAAGGGCAACTTCGCGGTGGCGGCCCATCGCAACACCCACGGCGAGCCGTTCCGCTACGTCAACCGGCTCACCAAGGGCGACAAGATCATCGTCGAGACGAAGAGCGCGTACTACACGTACGAGATGCAGAGCATCCTCCCGCAGACGTCTCCGAGCAACACCAGCGTGATCGGTCCGGTGCCGCCCGGCTCGGGATTCACCGGGCCCGGCCGCTACATCACCCTGACGACCTGCACCCCGGAGTTCACCAGTACCTATCGGATGATCGTCTGGGGCAAGATGGTCGACGAGCGGCCGCGGAGCAAGGGCAAACCGGATGCGCTCGCCGGCTGA
- a CDS encoding class E sortase produces the protein MTATGNDEACDRTAPPLKPRRVRRAIASVVSVIGELLITVGLILGLFVAYSLWWTNVLADREAHKQGDQVRKHWARSGPKGPGELDTKDGIGFLHVPAMNNGEVLVEKGTDSDILNEGVAGYYTKPVKSALPKDKKGNFTLAAHRDGHGAKFHNIDKLKDGDPVVFETKDTWYVYKVFATLPETSKYNVDVLDDIPKESGKRTAGRYITLTTCTPVYTSNYRYIVWGELERTEKVDADRTPPKELR, from the coding sequence GTGACTGCCACCGGAAACGACGAGGCATGCGACCGGACCGCGCCGCCACTCAAGCCACGCCGGGTGCGCCGGGCCATCGCCTCCGTCGTCAGCGTCATCGGCGAGCTGCTGATCACGGTCGGGCTGATCCTCGGTCTGTTCGTCGCCTACTCGCTGTGGTGGACCAACGTCCTCGCCGACCGCGAAGCGCACAAGCAGGGTGACCAGGTGCGTAAGCACTGGGCGCGCAGCGGGCCCAAGGGGCCGGGCGAGCTGGACACCAAGGACGGCATCGGCTTTCTGCACGTACCGGCGATGAACAACGGCGAGGTGCTGGTCGAGAAGGGCACCGACTCCGACATCCTCAACGAGGGGGTGGCCGGCTACTACACCAAGCCCGTCAAGTCGGCGCTGCCCAAGGACAAGAAGGGCAACTTCACGCTGGCCGCGCACCGCGACGGCCACGGTGCGAAGTTCCACAACATCGACAAGCTCAAGGACGGCGACCCGGTCGTCTTCGAGACCAAGGACACCTGGTACGTCTACAAGGTCTTCGCGACCCTGCCGGAGACCTCGAAGTACAACGTGGACGTCCTCGACGACATCCCGAAGGAATCCGGCAAGCGCACGGCGGGCCGCTACATCACCCTCACGACCTGCACCCCGGTCTACACCTCGAACTACCGCTATATCGTCTGGGGCGAGCTGGAGCGGACCGAGAAGGTCGACGCGGACCGCACGCCCCCGAAGGAACTCCGCTAG
- the pknB gene encoding Stk1 family PASTA domain-containing Ser/Thr kinase: MEEPRRLGGRYELGSVLGRGGMAEVYLAHDTRLGRTVAVKTLRVDLARDPSFQARFRREAQSAASLNHPSIVAVYDTGEDYVDGVSIPYIVMEYVDGSTLRELLHSGRKLLPERSLEMTTGVLQALEYSHRAGIVHRDIKPANVMLTRTGQVKVMDFGIARAMGDAGMTMTQTAAVIGTAQYLSPEQAKGEQVDARSDLYSTGCLLYELLTVRPPFVGDSPVAVAYQHVREEPQKPSNFDPEITPEMDAIVLKALVKDPDYRYQSADEMRADIEAALDGQPVAAASAMGAGGYDQDQPTTMLRPQEPADQTSMLPPMHADGGYGHDDRGDRRRGGGQKKSNTSTILLVLAAVLVLVGAIFIGKAIFTNSKSGGTVTVPNLVGKTREQAKDAGRNADFEVSEGGRKACDNVKRGLITEQKPERGTKISKGETVEFTLCTGAVKVTVPDVEDLSFEKAVERLKRKGFKNVRQVSQESERTPNTVLSQDPKALSEAPKSKQIVLTVAQASPKRNVPDVKGQDFTAAQKQLEANGFKVSKSEQDVTDVNQVGKVLVQSPDGNTQAKEGATVTLTVGKAGAQTPVPQVVGQTVKDAKKLLQQAGFTNIQFAGGSPQDDKARVASQDPQPQTPSDPATTTVTLTTVGGDNGNGGPGGDDGGGFPGGIFG; the protein is encoded by the coding sequence ATGGAAGAGCCGCGTCGCCTCGGCGGCCGGTACGAGCTGGGCTCGGTGCTCGGCCGCGGTGGCATGGCCGAGGTGTACCTCGCGCATGACACCCGCCTGGGCCGCACCGTAGCTGTGAAGACGCTGCGGGTGGACCTCGCCCGTGACCCGTCCTTCCAGGCCCGGTTCCGCCGTGAGGCCCAGTCGGCCGCCTCGCTGAACCATCCGTCGATCGTCGCGGTCTACGACACCGGCGAGGACTATGTCGACGGTGTCTCGATCCCGTACATCGTCATGGAGTACGTCGACGGCTCCACGCTCCGTGAGCTGCTGCACTCCGGGCGGAAGCTGCTGCCCGAGCGCTCGCTGGAGATGACCACCGGTGTCCTCCAGGCGCTGGAGTACTCCCACCGGGCCGGCATCGTCCACCGCGACATCAAGCCGGCCAACGTCATGCTGACGCGCACCGGCCAGGTCAAGGTCATGGACTTCGGCATCGCCCGCGCCATGGGCGACGCCGGTATGACGATGACGCAGACCGCGGCGGTCATCGGCACGGCCCAGTACCTCTCTCCCGAGCAGGCCAAGGGTGAGCAGGTCGACGCCCGCTCCGACCTGTACTCCACCGGCTGTCTGCTCTACGAGCTGCTCACGGTACGGCCGCCGTTCGTCGGTGACTCACCGGTCGCGGTGGCCTATCAGCATGTCCGCGAGGAGCCGCAGAAGCCGAGCAACTTCGACCCCGAGATCACGCCGGAGATGGACGCCATCGTCCTGAAGGCGCTGGTCAAGGACCCGGACTACCGCTATCAGTCGGCCGACGAGATGCGTGCCGACATCGAGGCGGCGCTGGACGGCCAGCCGGTCGCGGCGGCCTCCGCGATGGGCGCGGGCGGCTATGACCAGGACCAGCCGACCACGATGCTGCGTCCGCAGGAACCGGCCGACCAGACCTCCATGCTTCCGCCGATGCACGCGGACGGGGGCTACGGCCATGACGACCGCGGCGACCGTCGCCGCGGTGGCGGCCAGAAGAAGAGCAACACCTCGACGATCCTGCTGGTGCTCGCGGCGGTCCTCGTCCTGGTCGGTGCGATCTTCATCGGCAAGGCGATCTTCACCAACAGCAAGTCCGGTGGCACGGTGACGGTGCCCAACCTCGTCGGCAAGACTCGCGAGCAGGCGAAGGACGCCGGACGGAACGCTGACTTCGAGGTCTCCGAGGGCGGTCGCAAGGCCTGCGACAACGTCAAGCGGGGCCTGATCACCGAGCAGAAGCCGGAGCGCGGCACCAAGATCAGCAAGGGCGAGACGGTCGAGTTCACGCTGTGCACGGGGGCTGTCAAGGTCACCGTTCCCGATGTGGAGGACCTTTCGTTCGAGAAGGCCGTCGAACGCCTCAAGCGCAAGGGCTTCAAGAACGTCCGGCAGGTCAGCCAGGAGTCCGAGCGGACTCCGAACACCGTGCTCAGCCAGGACCCGAAGGCCCTGAGTGAGGCGCCGAAGAGCAAGCAGATCGTCCTCACCGTCGCCCAGGCGTCTCCCAAGCGGAACGTCCCGGACGTCAAGGGCCAGGACTTCACGGCCGCCCAGAAGCAGTTGGAAGCCAACGGCTTCAAGGTCAGCAAGAGCGAGCAGGACGTCACCGACGTGAACCAGGTCGGCAAGGTCCTCGTCCAGAGCCCCGACGGCAACACCCAGGCCAAGGAAGGGGCGACAGTGACCCTCACCGTCGGCAAGGCGGGGGCGCAGACGCCGGTCCCCCAGGTCGTCGGCCAGACGGTGAAGGACGCGAAGAAGTTGCTCCAGCAGGCCGGCTTCACCAACATCCAGTTCGCCGGCGGCAGCCCGCAGGACGACAAGGCCCGCGTGGCTTCCCAGGACCCGCAGCCGCAGACCCCGTCCGACCCGGCGACCACCACCGTGACGCTGACCACCGTCGGTGGCGACAACGGCAATGGCGGCCCCGGCGGCGACGACGGCGGCGGCTTCCCTGGCGGCATATTCGGCTAG
- a CDS encoding peptidoglycan D,D-transpeptidase FtsI family protein — translation MNKPLRRVAIFCGLLVLALLVRVNWVQFVQGDALKNDPHNRRVAIERYSIPRGNIIVDGKAITGYTTTDSGDFKYKRTYKNGKMWAPVTGYASQAFDANQLEKLNDDILTGTDDRLFFSRTVDMFTGSKQKGGNVVTTLDAKAQKAAFQGLGHQKGAVAAINPETGAILALASTPSYDPSTFAGMSNKDSEAYNGLQKKNNPDEPMLNRALRQTYPPGSTFKVVTASAALQNGLYDDVDSSTRSPLPYTLPDTSGVELKNEGNIPCKNASLREALRVSCNTVFGKISADLGNKKMKAEAEKFGFNNPDINTPVRASESIFPEDNRPQNAMAGIGQASNRATPLQMAMVASAVANGGKLMKPYMVDQLVAPNLNVVQQHTPKEMSEPLSPENAQKVQSMMETVVKSGTGTNAQIPGVTVGGKTGTAQHGEDNKDNPYAWFISYAKTDKGTPVAVAVVIEGSDTLRDDIAGGRLAAPIAKHVMQAVLEGEK, via the coding sequence GTGAACAAGCCTCTGCGCCGGGTCGCGATCTTCTGCGGCCTGCTCGTCCTCGCCCTGCTGGTCCGCGTCAACTGGGTGCAGTTCGTCCAGGGTGACGCGCTCAAGAACGACCCGCACAACCGCCGGGTCGCCATCGAGCGCTACAGCATTCCGCGCGGCAACATCATCGTGGACGGCAAGGCCATCACCGGCTACACGACCACGGACAGCGGCGACTTCAAGTACAAGCGGACGTACAAGAACGGCAAGATGTGGGCGCCGGTCACCGGCTACGCCTCTCAGGCATTCGACGCCAACCAGCTCGAAAAGCTCAACGACGACATTCTCACCGGCACCGACGACAGGCTCTTCTTCAGCCGCACGGTCGACATGTTCACCGGCAGCAAGCAGAAGGGCGGCAATGTGGTCACCACCCTTGACGCCAAGGCCCAGAAGGCCGCCTTCCAGGGTCTCGGCCACCAGAAGGGCGCGGTCGCCGCGATCAACCCGGAGACCGGCGCGATCCTGGCGCTGGCCAGCACCCCGTCCTACGACCCGTCCACCTTCGCCGGGATGAGCAACAAGGACTCCGAGGCGTACAACGGGCTGCAGAAGAAGAACAACCCCGATGAGCCGATGCTCAACCGGGCGCTGCGCCAGACCTACCCGCCCGGCTCCACCTTCAAGGTCGTCACGGCCTCGGCCGCGCTGCAGAACGGCCTCTACGACGACGTCGACTCCAGCACCCGGTCGCCGCTGCCCTACACGCTCCCCGACACCTCGGGCGTCGAGCTGAAGAACGAGGGCAACATCCCCTGCAAGAACGCCAGCCTGCGCGAGGCGCTGCGGGTGTCCTGCAACACGGTGTTCGGCAAGATCAGCGCCGACCTCGGCAACAAGAAGATGAAGGCCGAGGCGGAGAAGTTCGGCTTCAACAACCCGGACATCAACACTCCCGTCCGTGCCTCGGAGAGCATCTTCCCCGAGGACAACCGGCCGCAGAACGCGATGGCCGGCATCGGCCAGGCCTCCAACCGCGCCACACCGCTGCAGATGGCCATGGTCGCCTCGGCGGTCGCCAACGGCGGCAAGCTGATGAAGCCGTACATGGTCGATCAGCTGGTCGCGCCGAACCTCAACGTGGTCCAGCAGCACACTCCGAAGGAGATGAGCGAGCCGCTCAGCCCGGAGAACGCGCAGAAGGTCCAGAGCATGATGGAGACCGTGGTCAAGTCGGGCACGGGAACCAACGCCCAGATCCCGGGCGTCACAGTCGGCGGTAAGACCGGTACCGCACAGCACGGCGAGGACAACAAGGACAATCCCTACGCCTGGTTCATCTCCTACGCGAAGACCGACAAGGGCACGCCCGTCGCGGTGGCCGTCGTCATTGAGGGATCCGACACGCTCCGCGATGACATCGCCGGTGGCAGGCTCGCAGCTCCGATCGCGAAGCACGTCATGCAGGCGGTACTCGAAGGCGAGAAGTGA
- a CDS encoding FtsW/RodA/SpoVE family cell cycle protein, with the protein MSSTTNTTTIGTIGAPSRRNTELAMLIFAVLIPVFAYINVGLAKTGSVPAGVLGYSLGLGLLAGVAHLVVRKWAPYADPLMLPIATLLNGMGLIFIWRLDQEPTLGKAMAPNQLMWSTLGVAFFLAILIFLKDHRVLQRYTYISMVVALVLLVAPMFFPGVNGAKIWITIPGLGSLQPGEFAKIIIAVFFAGYLMVKRDALALASRRFMGLYLPRGRDLGPILVIWALSLMILVFETDLGTSLLFFGLFVVMLYVATERTSWIVFGLLLSAGGAVAVATFESHVQTRVHNWLNPLELLNGGVTETAQAMYAFGSGGILGSGLGQGYSRLILGIAPKSDYILATVGEEIGLAGLMATLMLYGLLIERGIRTALAARDPFGKLLAIGLSGAFALQVFVVAGGVTGLIPLTGMTMPFLAQGGSSVIANWALVAILLRISDTARRPAPAPAPSTDAEMTQVVRP; encoded by the coding sequence ATGAGCAGCACCACCAACACCACCACCATCGGCACCATCGGAGCCCCGAGCCGCCGCAACACCGAGCTGGCGATGCTCATCTTCGCGGTGCTGATTCCGGTGTTCGCCTACATCAACGTCGGTCTGGCGAAGACCGGTTCGGTACCGGCCGGTGTGCTGGGCTACAGCCTCGGTCTCGGCCTGCTGGCGGGCGTCGCGCACCTCGTCGTCCGCAAGTGGGCGCCGTACGCGGATCCGCTGATGCTGCCCATCGCCACCCTGCTCAACGGTATGGGCCTGATCTTCATCTGGCGGCTGGACCAGGAGCCGACGCTGGGCAAGGCGATGGCGCCCAACCAGCTGATGTGGTCCACGCTCGGCGTCGCCTTCTTCCTCGCCATCCTGATCTTCCTCAAGGACCACCGCGTCCTGCAGCGCTACACCTACATCTCGATGGTGGTCGCGCTGGTGCTGCTGGTGGCCCCGATGTTCTTCCCCGGGGTGAACGGCGCGAAGATCTGGATCACGATTCCGGGGCTCGGCTCGCTGCAGCCCGGTGAGTTCGCGAAGATCATCATCGCGGTCTTCTTCGCCGGCTATCTGATGGTGAAGCGGGACGCGCTCGCCCTGGCCAGCCGCCGCTTCATGGGGCTCTACCTCCCGCGTGGCCGCGACCTCGGCCCGATCCTCGTCATCTGGGCGCTGAGCCTGATGATCCTGGTCTTCGAGACCGACCTGGGTACCTCGCTGCTGTTCTTCGGCCTGTTCGTCGTGATGCTGTACGTGGCGACCGAGCGGACCAGCTGGATCGTGTTCGGTCTGCTGCTCAGCGCCGGCGGCGCGGTCGCGGTGGCGACGTTCGAGTCGCACGTCCAGACGCGTGTGCACAACTGGCTCAACCCGCTGGAGCTGCTCAACGGCGGCGTCACCGAGACCGCCCAGGCCATGTACGCCTTCGGCTCCGGCGGCATCCTCGGCTCCGGTCTGGGGCAGGGCTACTCCCGCCTCATCCTCGGCATCGCGCCGAAGAGTGACTACATTCTCGCCACGGTCGGTGAGGAGATCGGCCTCGCCGGGCTGATGGCCACCCTGATGCTCTACGGCCTGCTGATCGAGCGCGGTATCCGTACCGCGCTGGCGGCCCGCGACCCGTTCGGCAAGCTGCTGGCGATCGGCCTGTCCGGCGCCTTCGCCCTGCAGGTCTTCGTCGTCGCCGGTGGTGTGACGGGCCTGATCCCGCTGACGGGTATGACGATGCCGTTCCTCGCCCAGGGTGGCTCGTCCGTGATCGCCAACTGGGCACTGGTGGCGATCCTGCTCCGGATCAGTGACACCGCGCGGCGCCCGGCGCCGGCCCCCGCCCCCTCCACCGACGCCGAGATGACCCAGGTGGTCCGTCCGTGA